A genomic region of Chlamydiota bacterium contains the following coding sequences:
- the glk gene encoding Glucokinase, producing MWIAGDIGGTKAHLALFEYQDEKLVMVQEHLYKSQEFKNVESLLKDFIKKTKAKNITSCTLGIAGPVVKGIVKTPNLPWIVDRNVLQKETNIENVHLLNDLEAVGYGIFELDAQDVHFLTENKIMQEANCAVIAAGTGLGEACIYFDGKDYKPFATEGGHSDFAPRNEEQMEYLQFMQKRFDHVSYERVLSGAGLVSCFEFFVEKDHANVSFELQERMSKEGGAKVISELAQSSQNAYCERALNFFVRIYGQKAGNMALSFFATGGVYIVGGIAPKIVDALKQEVFMEGFLQKGRMEELLAKIPVVIVLNENAALLGAAHYAKRFV from the coding sequence ATGTGGATTGCAGGTGATATTGGAGGCACAAAAGCGCATCTTGCGCTGTTTGAGTATCAAGATGAAAAACTTGTGATGGTACAAGAACACCTCTATAAAAGCCAAGAATTTAAAAATGTAGAGTCCCTACTCAAAGATTTTATTAAAAAAACAAAAGCGAAAAATATTACAAGCTGCACGCTGGGTATTGCAGGACCTGTTGTCAAAGGTATTGTCAAAACACCGAATTTACCGTGGATTGTGGATAGAAATGTTTTGCAAAAAGAAACAAATATCGAGAATGTACATTTGCTCAATGACCTAGAGGCTGTCGGCTATGGGATTTTTGAGTTAGATGCTCAGGATGTGCACTTTTTAACAGAAAACAAGATTATGCAAGAGGCTAACTGCGCAGTGATTGCAGCGGGAACCGGGCTTGGCGAAGCGTGCATCTATTTTGATGGCAAAGATTACAAACCTTTTGCTACAGAAGGTGGTCATAGCGATTTTGCACCACGTAATGAAGAGCAAATGGAATACTTACAATTCATGCAAAAGCGTTTTGATCATGTATCATATGAACGCGTCTTGTCAGGGGCAGGCCTTGTTTCTTGTTTTGAGTTTTTTGTAGAAAAAGACCACGCAAACGTTTCGTTTGAATTGCAAGAAAGAATGTCAAAAGAAGGTGGTGCAAAAGTCATTTCAGAACTTGCACAAAGTTCTCAAAACGCCTATTGTGAAAGAGCATTAAATTTTTTTGTGCGCATTTATGGCCAAAAAGCTGGTAACATGGCTCTGAGCTTTTTTGCAACGGGTGGCGTGTATATTGTAGGTGGCATTGCGCCAAAAATTGTAGATGCACTAAAACAAGAAGTATTTATGGAAGGATTTTTGCAAAAAGGACGCATGGAAGAATTGCTTGCAAAAATCCCTGTGGTGATTGTGTTAAATGAAAATGCAGCACTTTTGGGTGCGGCACATTATGCAAAAAGGTTTGTATGA